The Fragaria vesca subsp. vesca linkage group LG2, FraVesHawaii_1.0, whole genome shotgun sequence genome includes a window with the following:
- the LOC101292363 gene encoding glutamate--tRNA ligase, chloroplastic/mitochondrial-like, with protein MATLVAMPRMRLKFPSFSPFLGQSYRGPRTISLFNKARTFSVSASSSPQDHVRVRFAPSPTGNLHVGGARTALFNYLFARSNGGKFVLRIEDTDLERSTKESEEAVLQDLSWLGLDWDEGPGVDGDYGPYRQSERNSLYKQYSEKLLESGYVYRCFCTNEELEKMKEIAKLKQLPPVYTGKWASATDKEVQEELEKGTPYTYRFRVPKEGSLKINDLIRGEVSWNLDTLGDFVIMRSNGQPVYNFCVTVDDATMAISHVIRAEEHLPNTLRQALIYKALGFPMPYFAHVSLILAPDRSKLSKRHGATSVGQFREMGYLPQAMVNYLALLGWGDGTDNEFFTLDQLVEKFSIGRVNKSGAVFDNTKLRWMNGQHLQALPSEELKKRVGEQWKSTGILTESEGSFVEDAFELLKDGIYLVPEADKGLSDLLSYPLHATLTSPEAKPLLEDNLSEFSASLVAAYDSGEILAALEEGHAGWKNWVKSFGKSLKRKGKSLFMPLRVLLTGKFHGPDMGASVLLLHKAAKDGVVTPKAEFVLLDERFNKLRQVDWEALTKDQPLLETVSTG; from the exons ATGGCGACCTTGGTCGCAATGCCCAGGATGAGACTCAAGTTCCCATCTTTCTCTCCATTTCTGGGCCAATCCTACAGGGGACCCAGAACAATCTCCCTCTTCAATAAAGCAAGGACCTTTTCAGTCTCGGCTTCTTCTTCACCCCAAGACCACGTCCGTGTTCGGTTTGCTCCTTCTCCAACTGGGAATCTCCACGTTGGTGGAGCTAGAACTGCCCTCTTCAATTACCTCTTTGCCAG GTCCAATGGAGGCAAGTTTGTTTTGAGAATTGAAGACACTGATTTGGAGAGGTCTACTAAGGAATCTGAGGAGGCTGTGTTGCAGGACCTCTCTTGGCTTGGTCTTGATTGGGATGAAG GGCCCGGTGTTGATGGAGATTATGGTCCGTATCGGCAATCAGAAAGAAATTCTTTGTACAAGCAATATTCTGAGAAGCTTTTAGAATCCGGCTATGTCTACCGCTGCTTTTGCACTAATGAG GAACTGGAAAAAATGAAGGAGATTGCAAAGCTGAAGCAACTGCCTCCAGTATACACAGGAAAGTGGGCCAGTGCAACTGATAAAGAAGTTCAAGAAGAGCTGGAAAAAGGAACTCCTTACACATATAGGTTTCGTGTTCCAAAGGAAGGAAGTCTGAAAATCAATGATCTCATTCGAGGGGAG GTCAGTTGGAACTTGGACACCCTTGGAGATTTTGTAATTATGAGAAGCAATGGGCAACCGGTGTACAACTTTTGTGTCACAGTTGATGATGCTACTATGGCTATCTCACATGTTATTAG AGCAGAGGAGCATTTACCAAATACTCTAAGGCAAGCATTAATATATAAG GCCCTAGGATTTCCAATGCCTTACTTTGCACATGTATCCTTAATTCTTGCACCTGATCGAAGTAAGTTATCAAAAAGGCATGGAGCAACATCTGTGGGCCAG TTTAGGGAGATGGGCTATCTACCACAGGCAATGGTGAACTACTTGGCACTGTTAGGTTGGGGCGATGGCACGGACAATGAATTTTTCACCCTGGATCAGCTAG TTGAGAAATTTTCAATTGGTCGTGTCAACAAAAGCGGTGCTGTATTTGACAATACCAAGTTGAG GTGGATGAATGGTCAACACTTACAAGCACTTCCATCAGAGGAGTTGAAAAAGCGTGTTGGTGAGCAGTGGAAAAGTACTGGTATCCTTACAGAATCAGAGGGTTCATTTGTAGAA GATGCATTTGAGCTTCTTAAGGATGGGATTTATTTGGTACCAGAAGCAGATAAAGGACTCTCAGACTTGCTATCGTATCCTTTACACGCCACTTTAACCAG TCCTGAAGCCAAACCTCTCTTAGAAGACAACCTTTCTGAGTTTTCCGCCAGTTTGGTAGCTGCTTATGACAGCGGTGAAATCCTTGCTGCACTTGAAGAAGGCCACGCTGGTTGGAAGAACTGGGTTAAGAGCTTTGGCAAATCACTTAAGCGGAAG GGAAAATCACTTTTCATGCCCCTCCGAGTGCTGTTAACAGGAAAGTTTCACGGCCCAGATATGGGGGCTAGCGTGCTTTTACTGCACAAAGCTGCAAAGGATGGTGTTGTTACTCCTAAAGCTGAGTTCGTATTATTGGATGAGAGGTTCAACAAATTGCGACAAGTTGACTGGGAAGCATTAACCAAGGACCAGCCTCTCCTGGAGACTGTCTCTACTGGATGA
- the LOC101292952 gene encoding transcriptional corepressor SEUSS-like → MVPSGPPNPIGGAQSVTPSLLRSNSGMLGGQNGPLPSQSAFPSLVSPRNQFGNMNMLGNVANVSSLLNQSFGNGIPNSGLSGPGSSHRGGIDTGAESDPLSSVGNGMGFNAPSSYNASNLANPGTSGQGQGQGQQFSNPSGNQLLGDQQQQQLENQNFQHSQQQMQQFSASHNTQQQQQQFQAIRGGLAGVGPVKLEPQLTNDQHGQQQQLQSMRSLGPVKLEPQQLQTMRSLPPSLYLHQQQQQQQQQQQQQQQLLNMSRHSSQATAAAHINLLHQQRFLQLQQQHQQQQLLKAMPQQRPQVQQQFPQQNLPMRSPAKPVYEPGMCARRLTHYMYQQQHRPEDNNIEFWRKFVAEYFVPHAKKKWCVSMYGSGRQTTGVFPQDVWHCEICNRKPGRGFEATVEVLPRLFKIKYESGTLEELLYVDMPREYHNSSGQIVLDYAKAIQESVFEQLRVVRDGQLRIVFSPDLKICSWEFCARRHEELIPRRLLIPQVSQLGAAAQKYQAATQNASSNLSIPDIQNNCNMFVSSARQLAKTLEVPLVNDLGYTKRYVRCLQISEVVNSMKDLIDYSRETGTGPMESLAKFPRRTSASSGFHNQAQQSDEQMQQQQQQQQTVGQNSNDASSVQANMQLAGSNGPSGMASVNNVNTASTSTSASTIVGLLHQNSMNSRQQSSMNNANSPYGGSSVQIPPSPGSSSTIPQTQANPSPFQSPTPSSNNPSQTSHGALTATNHMSAANSPANVSMQQPALSGEADPSDSQSSVQKIIHDMMMSNQLNGSGSMVGVGSLGNDVKNINGILSSTNNPGMNGLSGNGMGNSNSSMGGGGFGSMGGLGQPAMVNGIRSTMGNNSVMNGRVGMASMAREQSMHHQQDIGSQLLSGLGAVNGYNNNLQFDWKHSP, encoded by the exons ATGGTACCTTCGGGGCCGCCCAATCCGATTGGTGGTGCCCAGTCTGTTACGCCTTCGCTTTTGCGTTCAAATTCCGGAATGCTTGGAGGTCAAAATGGTCCACTGCCTTCTCAGTCTGCTTTTCCTTCACTTGTCTCACCGCGTAATCAATTCGGTAACATGAATATGCTTGGAAATGTAGCCAATGTGTCGTCTCTCCTTAATCAGTCTTTTGGAAATGGGATTCCGAATTCAGGGCTTTCTGGTCCTGGTAGCAGCCATCGCGGAGGTATTGATACTGGGGCTGAGTCTGATCCACTTTCCAGTGTTGGCAATGGAATGGGTTTTAATGCTCCGTCATCTTATAATGCATCAAATTTGGCTAATCCTGGTACATCTGGTCAAGGTCAGGGCCAGGGTCAACAATTTTCAAACCCTTCTGGTAATCAACTGTTGGGAGATCAACAACAGCAACAACTTGAGAATCAGAATTTTCAGCATAGTCAGCAGCAAATGCAACAGTTCTCTGCCTCTCACAATACACAGCAGCAGCAACAGCAATTTCAGGCGATTAGAGGGGGCTTAGCTGGTGTTGGACCGGTCAAGTTGGAGCCCCAGTTGACAAATGATCAACATGGACAGCAGCAGCAGTTGCAGTCTATGAGAAGTCTTGGTCCAGTAAAATTGGAACCTCAACAACTTCAGACCATGAGAAGCTTGCCGCCT TCATTGTATTTGCATCAACAACAACAGCAACAACAGCAGCAGCAGCAACAACAACAGCAGTTACTCAACATGTCAAGGCACTCTTCTCAAGCTACAGCCGCCGCCCATATAAACCTTCTGCATCAACAGAGATTTTTGCAGCTACAACAACAGCACCAGCAACAGCAACTCTTAAAAGCTATGCCTCAGCAACGGCCCCAAGTACAGCAGCAATTTCCACAACAGAATCTCCCTATGAGATCCCCTGCGAAACCAGTGTATGAACCTGGAATGTGTGCACGGCGCTTGACGCATTATATGTATCAGCAACAACATAGGCCTGAA GACAACAATATTGAATTCTGGAGAAAATTTGTTGCCGAGTATTTTGTACCTCATGCCAAGAAGAAGTGGTGTGTTTCTATGTATGGAAGTGGCCGGCAGACAACTGGTGTTTTCCCTCAG GATGTATGGCATTGTGAGATATGCAATCGCAAGCCTGGACGGGGCTTTG AAGCAACTGTTGAGGTTCTTCCTCGACTTTTTAAAATTAAGTATGAAAGTGGTACCTTGGAGGAACTTCTGTATGTTGATATGCCTCGGGAGTATCATAATTCATCTGGTCAGATTGTGCTGGACTATGCCAAAGCAATACAAGAAAGTGTTTTTGAGCAGCTTCGTGTTGTTCGGGATGGTCAACTTCGAATTGTGTTCTCTCCAGATTTGAAG ATCTGCTCTTGGGAGTTCTGTGCAAGGCGCCATGAAGAGCTTATCCCTCGAAGATTACTGATACCTCAG GTTAGTCAACTTGGGGCTGCAGCTCAAAAGTACCAGGCTGCTACTCAAAATGCATCATCAAATTTATCTATTCCAGACATACAAAATAATTGTAATAT GTTTGTATCGTCAGCTCGGCAGTTGGCAAAAACCCTGGAAGTGCCATTAGTAAATGATTTAGGCTATACAAAGAGATATGTAAGGTGTCTACAG ATATCAGAAGTGGTTAATAGTATGAAGGACTTGATCGATTACAGCCGAGAGACGGGGACTGGACCTATGG AGAGCTTAGCCAAGTTTCCTCGAAGGACTAGTGCTTCATCTGGGTTTCACAATCAAGCACAGCAGTCTGATGAACAAATGCAGCAGCAGCAGCAGCAACAGCAAACAGTGGGCCAGAATTCAAATGACGCAAGCTCTGTCCAGGCCAATATGCAACTTGCTGGTAGTAATGGACCAAGTGGTATGGCTAGTGTAAATAATGTGAACACAGCATCCACATCTACCTCAGCAAGCACCATTGTGGGTCTACTGCATCAAAATTCCATGAATTCCAGGCAACAAAGTTCAATGAATAATGCAAACAGTCCCTATGGAGGAAGTTCTGTTCAGATTCCACCATCCCCTGGTTCTTCTAGTACAATCCCTCAGACACAAGCAAACCCTTCTCCATTCCAGTCACCAACACCCTCATCGAACAATCCATCACAAACATCTCATGGTGCCTTGACAGCTACCAATCACATGAGTGCAGCAAATTCACCAGCAAATGTATCCATGCAACAGCCAGCCCTTTCTGGTGAGGCTGATCCAAGTGATTCCCAGAGCTCTGTCCAGAAGATAATACATGACATGATGATGTCCAACCAGCTTAATGGCTCAGGTAGTATGGTTGGTGTGGGTTCTCTGGGAAACGATGTGAAAAACATTAATGGGATTTTGTCTAGTACCAACAACCCAGGTATGAACGGTCTATCGGGGAATGGCATGGGCAACAGTAACTCAAGTATGGGGGGTGGTGGATTTGGAAGTATGGGTGGACTTGGTCAGCCTGCCATGGTTAATGGAATAAGATCTACAATGGGAAATAATTCTGTTATGAACGGGAGGGTTGGAATGGCATCAATGGCTCGAGAACAAAGTATGCATCATCAACAGGATATTGGGAGCCAGCTACTTAGTGGGCTTGGAGCCGTTAATGGGTATAACAATAACCTTCAATTTGATTGGAAACATTCCCCTTAA
- the LOC101292654 gene encoding thioredoxin M-type, chloroplastic-like: MALENCLQLSTVCTTRVGAAQCYHPFSSEKLVVPTCNGLRKSGLKFSSSSSFVARPKSTRLQKSGFVCKAREAVDQVQVVTDSSWNNLVIASENPVLVEFWAPWCGPCRMIAPVIDELAKEYAGKISCFKLNTDDSPNTATQYGIRSIPTVLFFKNGEKKESVIGAVPKSTLSATIEKYVDL, translated from the exons ATGGCTTTGGAAAACTGCTTGCAACTGAGCACAGTGTGCACTACTAGGGTTGGTGCTGCACAATGCTACCATCCATTTTCTTCAGAGAAGCTTGTTGTGCCGACTTGTAATGGATTGAGGAAGTCTGGTTTGAAATTCTCCTCATCTTCCTCATTCGTTGCCCGTCCTAAAAGCACTAGACTCCAGAAGTCTGGCTTTGTTTGCAAAGCTCGTGAAGCTGTGGATCAAG TTCAAGTGGTGACAGATTCAAGCTGGAACAACCTTGTCATTGCAAGTGAGAACCCGGTTCTGGTGGAGTTTTGGGCACCATGGTGTGGACCATGCCGGATGATTGCTCCGGTAATCGACGAGTTGGCCAAAGAATATGCTGGGAAGATAAGCTGCTTCAAGCTCAACACTGATGACAGCCCCAACACTGCCACTCAATATGGCATAAGGAGCATTCCAACTGTGCTCTTCTTCAAAAATGGAGAGAAGAAAGAAAGTGTTATTGGTGCAGTACCCAAGTCCACCTTGTCTGCTACCATAGAAAAATATGTAGATCTTTAA